Proteins from a genomic interval of Salvelinus sp. IW2-2015 linkage group LG14, ASM291031v2, whole genome shotgun sequence:
- the LOC111972637 gene encoding kinesin-like protein KIF26B has translation MHRKNREATSGSHPRRLSHDTSLSLRRSASAPRSRWIESDIPEAYEIKVYELDDVERLQRRGGADKQGIACFSAKLKFLEHRQQRVEEMRAKYNSLKTELELAKQNLRLEPGKWNQECGCFL, from the exons ATGCACCggaagaacagagaagctacgtctg GCTCCCACCCGCGGCGTCTCTCCCATGACACGTCCCTCTCTCTCAGGAGGTCAGCCAGTGCCCCCAGGTCTCGCTGGATAGAGAGTGACATCCCAGAGGCCTACGAGATCAAGGTGTATGAGTTAGACGACGTGGAGAggctgcagaggagaggaggagcagacaaACAG GGGATAGCTTGCTTCAGTGCCAAACTCAAGTTCCTGGAGCACCGTCAGCAGAGGGTGGAGGAGATGAGAGCCAAGTACAACAGCCTGAAGACAGAACTGGAGCTGGCCAAACAGAACCTCAGGCTGGAGCCAGGGAAATGGAACCAGGAGTGTGGGTGTTTTCTGTAG